Proteins from a single region of Scylla paramamosain isolate STU-SP2022 chromosome 35, ASM3559412v1, whole genome shotgun sequence:
- the LOC135090636 gene encoding cannabinoid receptor type 1A-like, producing MNSSVSTSPATGTAGTTMDDESCKDDCYLLNLLNERSHVAIIASRLPLSLMLGVFSGITVLVTRRTATLMERPSATLITNLGVTGALIGGIVFVVTMLNLVMYLSLKAIVVLGIVLPRTLHIAISLTLTCLTLDRYLALCRPLRYHALLTDSRCFVLVVLSWLIPITILGVACIYGRTFKPCTDIRPFLVIYLVMFNSAIATMVVMYFLIAREFRRPLEGSVFREEMVAVRRRTAKELMVVVLLNLLLATPDVAMQIFLLNCPETLPEMYYVVPQLLLVHLLCFYPLYAWKNLDFRKGMLETFTSYKNSLASLLRGICQWSFTRESFARLSRTSSSTASSGVLLSPSATTMTTTTTTATATTAAATTATPTTSTAALSTSTSSSSLPSVAAVTPSEEDNAVFFT from the exons ATGAACTCCTCCGTGTCAACTTCACCTGCGACAGGCACCGCGGGGACCACCATGGACGACGAGAGCTGCAAGGACGACTGTTATCTGCTGAATCTGCTGAATGAGCGCTCACACGTGGCCATCATCGCCTCCCGGTTACCACTGTCCTTAATGCTGGGGGTCTTCTCCGGGATAACCGTTCTGGTGACGCGGCGCACGGCTACACTGATGGAGCGGCCGTCTGCTACACTCATCACCAATCTAGGAGTCACGGGGGCGCTGATCGGTGGCATCGTCTTCGTGGTCACAATGCTGAATCTTGTGATGTACTTGTCCCTCAAAGCTATAGTGGTTCTGGGGATTGTGCTGCCTCGCACACTACACATCGCGATCTCCCTGAcactcacctgcctcactctAGACCGCTACCTGGCTCTCTGTCGCCCCTTGAGGTACCACGCCCTCCTCACAGACTCCCGGTGCTTTGTGCTAGTGGTCCTTTCCTGGCTCATACCTATCACTATACTAGGCGTGGCTTGCATCTACGGGAGGACCTTTAAACCATGCACTGATATCCGGCCATTCCTCGTGATCTACCTCGTTATGTTCAACTCTGCCATTGCCACTATGGTCGTCATGTACTTCCTGATTGCAAGGGAATTCCGGCGGCCGCTAGAAGGCTCTGTGTTTCGGGAGGAGATGGTCGCTGTGCGCCGCCGAACTGCCAAGGAGCTGATGGTAGTGGTACTGCTCAACCTCCTGCTGGCGACTCcggat GTAGCGATGCAGATATTCCTACTGAACTGCCCCGAGACACTGCCCGAGATGTACTACGTGGTGCCGCAACTCCTGCTGGTTCACCTCCTCTGCTTCTACCCGCTCTACGCCTGGAAGAACCTCGACTTCCGCAAGGGAATGCTGGAGACCTTCACCTCCTACAAGAACTCCCTCGCCAGTCTGCTAAGGGGGATATGCCAGTGGTCCTTCACCAGAGAGTCCTTCGCTAGGTTATCCAGGACTTCCTCCAGCACGGCGTCCTCTGGTGTGTTGCTCTCTCCTTCTGCCACGACTatgactaccactactactactgctactgctactactgcagctgctactactgcgACTCCTACCACTAGTACTGCTGCGTTGTCCACATCCACGTCTTCATCCTCCTTGCCGTCTGTCGCCGCTGTCACGCCCTCAGAGGAAGATAATGCGGTGTTTTTTACATGA